CCGCTCGCCGGAGGGCGTCGGCATCCTGTTGGTTCAAAGCCGCATGCATGTCGGACAGCAAGCGGGGTGCATCCTGCTGGAACAAGGATGCCAATTCCGCTAGAAGGGCGGCATCTCCTCCTAAGCGTTCCAGAGCTGCGACCCGGTCCAGAAGTGGCGAAGGGGTCGCCGCTGGTGGGGGCGTCTCTATCACCACCGGCGCTTGAGCCAACACGCGGTGAAGGGCGGCCTCCAATTCCTCCCGGCGGACGGGCTTGGCCACATAATCATCCATCCCGGCAGCCAAGCAGCGTTCGCGATCCCCCTTCATGGCGTGCGCGGTCATAGCGATGATCGGCGTGCGGCAGGCTCGATTCGCCTCCAGCCGGCGGATGAGCTTCGTCGCTTCCAACCCATCTAACTCCGGCATCTGCACGTCCATCAAGATGACATCGTACTGTCCCTGCTGCCAGTGTTCCACCGCGGCCCGTCCAGTCGATACGACTGTTACAACATGACCCATCCGTTCCAAAGTACGCACCGCCACGTGCTGATTGACGGGGTTATCTTCCGCCAGCAGTATACGCCAGCAGCGTCCAGGGACTGGTGCGGAAACAGGCGCGGGCGGCGGGGAAAGTGCTGGCTTCCCGTCGGCCTCCCCCTCGGCCCGGTCGAGATTCGAAGGCAGGACGGAACGCGAGGCTGGCGATGGCGGCCGCCTCAAGGCCTGAGCCAGCGCCTGATTCAGTTCGCTAGCCTTCACCGGTTTGAGCAGATACGACGTGATGCTCAATTCCCGGCAGCGCACCAGATCACCGGGGCGATCCGCAGAGGTCAACAGGAG
This Thermogemmata fonticola DNA region includes the following protein-coding sequences:
- a CDS encoding response regulator, which produces MGLSILPQLPSQRQIYLSDPPILIVDDNATNRRVLADTLRLWGARPAAAASVEEAWQVLWQSRQDNTRFAAILLDAMMPDADGFQLAAALRQEPVFADIPILLLTSADRPGDLVRCRELSITSYLLKPVKASELNQALAQALRRPPSPASRSVLPSNLDRAEGEADGKPALSPPPAPVSAPVPGRCWRILLAEDNPVNQHVAVRTLERMGHVVTVVSTGRAAVEHWQQGQYDVILMDVQMPELDGLEATKLIRRLEANRACRTPIIAMTAHAMKGDRERCLAAGMDDYVAKPVRREELEAALHRVLAQAPVVIETPPPAATPSPLLDRVAALERLGGDAALLAELASLFQQDAPRLLSDMHAALNQQDADALRRAAHSLKGAAAYIGATAVSEIAYRLERLAADGQLAEASRTLQELEQAHAALPPLLRQLALDHATQPDLARSADANNPAVVAVGHPPHNDQQSLGFS